A stretch of Apis cerana isolate GH-2021 linkage group LG1, AcerK_1.0, whole genome shotgun sequence DNA encodes these proteins:
- the LOC108002081 gene encoding bromodomain adjacent to zinc finger domain protein 2B isoform X20 has product MGTGMEKENSASGGGGGGGGGGGGEAAATATPGATSASEKLQADQANPLLDPTALFGAYWPRSDSAASSLFGGMPGGYGLGAHHLPSAYAILGRGGSAPGFGGHTPASAPPPPPYSHSSLGTLSVAASQAASLGINPASAAWWTMASHLAAQDYLARLQGAAGLPGFPPGAESLLPPYPASLLNPPSLSSHKSSKSKSSKSHKTPASSSSSTTPSMTSSSLPVSTQAPVTSSHHSTSASTTPNSQTNVVSDPSSILGGVRLPPDTEIIKYTSSIVGPKVPGTTNRGRKKTISLDTPSVSVHPPPVPALTAHQTNTTTTSLMMEPRKYNRTGSESNDYRESVDRVEVIKLPAHSTNGNVLPAPSSYTTTTNTSNSNDSDAPLNLSLKPATTSSNSPISGSQPLSQLSNLSQSLLASDRTSRRKPGPKPRRVPQNSVPVPASPSPSLAQLFAAADSPQRPSSGSEESESASTTHHKDGRPRNLGRGVSKPKKNTVASLLAQSRALGIKPTPTLDPSVPLSHQVSLLRSNILAAQLHATATGQTGQTDDKNQEKMKNKLLEVSGEESNMDVTSESGSNTDVVTDTDDDNTDGVSSAKRRKVKPSERDLQVPLERGWKRETVIKGLGKSGVIKGDVSYYSPCGKTFRSSPDLAKNWLFQFLEQQNPPELTTANFSFSSRPLVGEFLQPTMGLAEAEFVRLGAQEVARRLEELRAAGGFRDSRTNNQYEREKLAYAKKLAKEEAQRHKEQARLIKEQEKTERQEAVRREREIRNQQLLEARKKRQEEVEKIRLEEQQRKQQERELKRQQAVMLKEQMYMQELTKQREMLYTVELERERRRQHMALVRALENRRKMEEREKKRLEARAERIATKEKRAEQRKMEMELIEQIRKPVEDMELTDHRSLPELKRIPGLKLSGQAFADIVMVFEFLHNFGETLGFDMESLPSLKSLQLALLNDEEAEEELLSVMTHLLVCAIEDPGIPQPARHTTGLGQSLRQADITHANISEVLRIYLYANATGEVKALTGVCLERERDKKFADHHQNGGDYASTCSGKNAQFYEHLHNNETWRMSERLRDKPFLALNPTHKAQMLAFLCNELLQNKAVIRQIEGSLETVAQLRKERFVLDTKIRKLRQLHSRKVRMEAVGVIVNKTGDTITIEKKEGDEEGNTSSTAVGTTPTPDEIHHEDEVEDMSENESEGTQPEEEEDKNLSGEELGKKLDKLLKQSEEQLQKLNSSSKQLRAHIFGQDRYWRRYWELACAGGIFVEAMESAEPEILELQAELDEKYKDVSMEEKRETKQEDTKVENRENEAPNDVKKEKKFNSNDQEDTKSLIEKTKSEIEDINCKKEPMQNCENLTNVKEEKKNDLDNSMTDAKTNVTSEEIKQETEVVSMDVDVKEETKKENDETDEDMKPAVKMMEDKIVETIPNGDKFNHVNNLHNGKELNGTFISNNSNESNWFSILPRETCDTPGPSTKQIFGIAEPTELRIPVFPPPASPNYDRCDSPAPLILTQDEAAQLEYLKVHGLPPPGEAKPVPNDLRYGWWRITDVDTFQELLEHLHSRGVREKELKRTTWATMESFLAVTGKINVDPGNLTATELQATPDEPDTPIPKPDNPAVWSEQVALRVDAQLLEQVEALEDKVANASMQVKGWKLPPRAGTEEAEEIEKLNEMEKISAVEQARQRLLSLEAAIERRYLKPPLGVCTGDPNLAALKAEQAAAANANSNNSDQSNQTPVPQEETTPRGLNNWREATARAHTSAQLAMALYMLEASIAWDKSIMKAVSLTPARNSVCVKLRNRCVSLKATTQYNQLLTTSQASNCQFCHSGDNEDKLLLCDGCDRGYHTYCFRPKMENIPDGDWYCHECMNKATGERNCLVCGKRVGKNLVLCELCPRAYHTDCHNPVMPKMPRGKWYCSNCHSKQPKKRNSSRRSHTKGGGTRESESSDHPPASPTPSTASNTHVEDVSSSEPATPTASPRKEGNNRTLTKKQQRELAPCKVLLEQLEQQDEAWPFLLPVNTKQFPTYKKIIKTPMDLSTIKKKLQDSVYKSRDEFCADVRQMFINCEVFNEDDSPVGKAGHGMRSFFEMRWTEITGAPPPHPQTHS; this is encoded by the exons CGTATTGGCCTCGGAGCGACAGTGCAGCTTCGTCGCTTTTCGGCGGTATGCCGGGCGGATATGGATTGGGGGCCCATCATTTACCATCGGCTTACGCTATCCTGGGCCGTGGAGGTTCTGCTCCCGGATTCGGGGGTCACACACCGGCTTCCGCTCCACCGCCACCCCCGTACTCCCACAGCAGCCTTGGTACTCTGAGCGTGGCTGCCAGTCAGGCTGCAAGTTTAG GCATCAATCCCGCGAGTGCAGCATGGTGGACGATGGCCTCACACTTAGCGGCACAGGACTACCTCGCGAGGTTACAAGGAGCGGCAGGATTGCCCGGATTTCCGCCTGGCGCCGAGAGCCTCCTGCCACCGTATCCTGCCTCGCTACTTAATCCCCCGTCCTTGTCGTCCCACAAGTCCAGTAAGT CTAAGTCAAGCAAGAGTCACAAGACTCCCGCGAGCAGCAGCAGCTCGACGACGCCGAGTATGACGAGCAGCAGTTTACCGGTCTCGACCCAGGCGCCGGTCACGTCCTCTCATCACAGCACGTCGGCGAGCACCACGCCGAATTCCCAAACGAACGTTGTCAG cgaTCCTAGCAGTATATTAGGAGGTGTACGCCTGCCACCCGATACAGAGATTATCAAATACACGTCGAGCATAGTCGGTCCAAAGGTTCCTGGCACAACGAACCGCGGTAGAAAGAAGACCATATCCTTGGACACGCCGAGCGTGAGCGTACATCCGCCCCCTGTACCCGCTCTCACCGCTCATCAAACAAACACGACCACCACGTCACTGATGATGGAACCGAGAAAGTATAATCGCACGGGG aGCGAGTCGAACGATTACAGGGAGTCGGTGGATCGCGTGGAGGTGATCAAATTGCCGGCACATTCGACGAACGGCAACGTTCTACCGGCACCATCGTCCTACACGACCACCACCAACACGAGCAACTCGAACGATTCGGACGCGCCGTTGAACCTCTCGTTGAAACCGGCGACGACCAGCAGTAATTCGCCGATTTCCGGCAGCCAGCCGCTCAGCCAGCTCAGTAATTTAAGTCAGTCGTTACTCGCCTCCGATCGAACTT CGAGAAGAAAGCCAGGACCGAAGCCTCGAAGGGTGCCGCAGAACTCCGTGCCGGTGCCGGCGTCGCCGAGCCCTTCGTTGGCGCAGCTGTTCGCCGCCGCCGATTCACCGCAACGGCCGAGCAGCGGGAGCGAGGAGAGCGAGAGCGCAAGCACGACCCACCACAAGGACGGCAGGCCAAGGAACCTGGGTCGCGGCGTTTCGAAACCGAAGAAGAACACGGTTGCCTCGTTGCTCGCTCAGAGCAGAGCCCTGGGAATCAAACCGACGCCCACGTTGGACCCCAGTGTGCCATTGTCTCATCAGGTCTCGTTACTGAGGTCCAATATTCTGGCTGCTCAATTGCACGCTACAGCGACCGGTCAGACCGGTCAGACAGATGACAAGAATCAG GAGAAGATGAAGAACAAGTTGCTCGAGGTCTCCGGCGAGGAGAGCAACATGGACGTGACGAGCGAAAGCGGCAGCAACACAGACGTTGTGACGGATACCGACGACGACAACACGGACGGCGTCTCCAGCGCGAAGAGAAGAAAGGTGAAGCCCAGCGAGAGGGATCTCCAGGTGCCGCTGGAGCGTGGCTGGAAGCGGGAGACCGTGATCAAGGGATTGGGGAAGTCGGGAGTGATAAAGGGTGACGTGTCTTATTACAGCCCTTGCGGAAAGACGTTCAGAAGCAGCCCGGATTTAGCCAAG AATTGGCTGTTTCAGTTTCTAGAGCAACAGAATCCGCCCGAGTTGACGACCGCCAACTTTTCGTTCTCCTCTCGTCCTCTGGTAGGCGAGTTTCTTCAACCGACGATGGGCCTCGCGGAGGCGGAATTCGTCAGGTTGGGGGCTCAGGAAGTGGCGAGAAGATTGGAGGAGTTGAGAGCCGCGGGTGGTTTCAGGGACTCGAGGACGAATAACCAATACGAGAGGGAGAAGTTGGCGTACGCGAAAAAATTGGCCAAGGAGGAGGCGCAGCGACATAAGGAACAGGCTAG GTTGATCAAGGAGCAGGAGAAAACGGAGAGACAGGAGGCGGTTAGACGGGAGCGGGAGATTAGGAATCAACAGTTGCTCGAG GCTCGGAAAAAACGGCAGGAAGAGGTGGAGAAGATACGACTGGAAGAACAACAACGAAAGCAACAG GAACGCGAGCTGAAGCGGCAGCAGGCAGTTATGCTGAAAGAACAG ATGTACATGCAGGAGCTCACCAAGCAGCGCGAGATGCTCTACACCGTCGAGCTG gAAAGAGAACGAAGGAGGCAGCACATGGCATTGGTTCGAGCGTTAGAAAACCGCCGAAAAatggaggaaagagagaaaaaacgatTGGAGGCGAGAGCTGAAAGAATAGCAACGAAAGAAAAACGCGCCGAACAGAGGAAGATGGAGATGGAACTGATCGAACAAATCAGAAAGCCTGTTGAGGACATGGAACTAACTG ATCATAGATCACTGCCAGAACTAAAACGAATACCTGGTCTGAAATTATCCGGCCAAGCGTTTGCAGACATTGTAATGGTGTTTGAATTTCTGCATAATTTCGGCGAGACTTTAGGCTTTG atatggaATCGCTCCCAAGTCTAAAAAGCCTTCAATTGGCGTTGCTCAATGATGAGGAAGCGGAGGAAGAGCTTCTGTCCGTGATGACACATTTGTTAGTATGTGCGATCGAGGATCCAGGAATCCCTCAACCAGCGAGACACACGACAGGCCTTGGCCAAAGCCTCCGACAAGCTGATATAACGCATGCCAACATCAGTGAGGTGTTACGAATCTACTTATACGCGAACGCGACAGGAGAAGTGAAGGCTCTGACAGGAGTATGTCTAGAACGGGAACGCGATAAGAAATTTGCCGATCATCATCAAAATGGTGGTGATTACGCTTCTACCTGTTCGGGCAAAAATGCTCAATTTTACGAGCATTTACATAACAACGAAACATGGAGGATGTCCGAAAGGCTGAGAGACAAACCATTCCTAGCTTTGAATCCGACGCACAAGGCACAAATGCTCGCGTTTCTCTGTAACGAGCTATTGCAGAACAAGGCTGTGATCAGACAGATCGAAGGAAGCTTGGAAACAGTAGCTCagttaagaaaagaaagattcgtTTTGGATACAAAGATAAGAAA ATTGAGACAATTACATAGTCGAAAAGTACGAATGGAAGCAGTGGGTGTGATAGTTAATAAAACTGGAGACACAATTACGATTGAGAAAAAAGAGGGCGATGAGGAGGGTAACACGTCGTCAACGGCAGTAGGTACGACACCCACTCCTGATGAGATTCATCATGAAGATGAAGTTGAAGACATGTCCGAAAATGAGAGTGAAGGAACTCAACCTGAGgag GAAGAAGACAAAAATCTCTCTGGTGAAGAGCTCGGTAAAAAGTtggacaaattattaaaacaatcagAAGAACAATTGCAAAAATTGAATAGCTCTTCAAAACAACTACGAGCCCATATATTTGGCCAAGATAGGTATTGGAGAAGATATTGGGAATTAGCATGCGCAGGTGGCATTTTCGTCGAGGCCATGGAAAGCGCAGAACCTGAAATCCTTGAGTTGCAGGCTGAATTAGACGAAAAGTACAAAGATGTATCGATggaggagaaaagagaaacaaaacaAGAAGACACCAAAGTCGAAAATCGGGAGAATGAAGCTCCTAATGAtgtaaagaaggaaaagaaattcaattcaaatgaTCAAGAAGATACGAAATCTTTAATAGAGAAAACAAAATCTGAAATTGAAGATATTAATTGTAAGAAAGAACCTATGCAAAACtgtgaaaatttaacgaatgttaaggaagagaaaaagaatgatttgGATAATTCAATGACTGATGCAAAGACCAATGTTACATCTGAAGAGATTAAACAAGAAACAGAAGTAGTTAGTATGGATGTGGATgtcaaagaagaaacaaaaaaagaaaatgacgaAACGGATGAAGATATGAAACCAGCAGTGAAGATGATGGAagataaaattgttgaaacaATTCCAAACGGTGATAAATTCAATCATGTGAATAACCTTCATAATGGGAAGGAATTGAATGGCACTTTTATTTCTA ataATAGTAACGAATCGAATTGGTTCTCAATTTTACCTCGGGAAACTTGTGATACTCCAGGACCAAGTACCAAACAAATATTTGGAATAGCCGAACCAACTGAACTGAGAATACCAGTATTTCCTCCACCGGCTAGTCCAAATTACGATAGATGTGATAGTCCTGCTCCTTTAATTTTGACTCAAGACGAAGCAGCGCaacttgaatatttaaaagttcatGGTTTACCACCTCCTGGAGAAGCTAAACCAGTACCAAATG ACTTAAGATATGGCTGGTGGAGAATAACGGATGTTGATACGTTTCAAGAATTGCTGGAACATCTTCATTCTCGCGGTGTTCGCGAAAAAGAACTAAAACGTACAACATGGGCAACTATGGAATCTTTCTTAGCTGTTACAGGCAAGATCAATGTAGATCCTGGCAATCTTACTGCTACAGAACTTCAAGCGACACCTGATGAACCTGATACGCCAATTCCAAAACCAGACAATCCGGCAGTTTGGAGCGAACAAGTTGCGCTACGCGTGGATGCGCAATTATTGGAACAAGTTGAGGCCCTAGAAGATAAAGTCGCAAATGCCAGCATGCAGGTCAAAGGCTGGAAACTGCCTCCACGGGCAGGAACCGAGGAGgctgaagaaattgaaaaactaaACGAAATGGAAAAGATCAGTGCAGTTGAACAAGCACGGCAAAGGTTATTGTCTCTAGAGGCCGCTATAGAAAGGAGATATTTGAAACCACCGTTAGGTGTTTG caCGGGAGATCCAAACTTGGCGGCTTTAAAGGCAGAACAAGCAGCTGCTGCAAATGcgaattcgaataattcggATCAGAGCAATCAGACTCCAGTACCTCAAGAAGAAACAACTCCAAGAGGGCTAAACAACTGGCGAGAGGCAACAGCTCGAGCACATACATCCGCTCAGCTGGCCATGGCACTTTATATGTTGGAGGCTAGCATCGCTTGGGACAAGAGCATCATGAAGGCTGTGAGTCTAACACCAGCTAGAAACTCGGTCTGCGTCAAGCTACGAAACCGCTGCGTCTCACTCAAAGCTACCACTCAATACAATCAGCTATTGACTACTTCTCAGGCCTCT AATTGTCAATTTTGTCATAGCGGAGATAACGAAGACAAATTATTACTGTGTGATGGTTGTGACCGCGGCTATCATACTTATTGTTTCCGTCCAAAAATGGAAAACATTCCTGATGGTGACTG GTATTGTCACGAATGCATGAATAAAGCAACAGGGGAGCGAAATTGTTTGGTATGTGGAAAGAGAGTTGGTAAAAACTTAGTATTATGTGAACTCTGTCCAAGGGCTTATCACACTGACTGCCACAATCCTGTTATGCCAAAA ATGCCAAGGGGAAAATGGTATTGTTCTAATTGCCACAGTAAACAACCAAAGAAGAGAAATAGTAGTCGAAGGAGTCATACCAAAGGGGGAGGCACCAGAGAAAGTGAAAGTTCTGATCATCCACCAGCTAG TCCAACGCCGTCAACGGCATCGAACACACACGTAGAGGACGTCAGTTCATCGGAACCAGCAACCCCAACTGCCTCACCACGGAAGGAGGGAAACAATAGGACGCTCACGAAGAAACAACAACGAGAGTTGGCTCCTTGTAAGGTGCTACTCGAACAGTTGGAGCAACAGGACGAGGCCTGGCCGTTCCTCTTGCCGGTGAACACCAAACAGTTTCCTACctacaagaaaattattaaaacaccCATGGATCTCAGTActattaagaagaaattgcAGGATTCCGT GTACAAGTCTCGCGATGAGTTTTGCGCCGATGTCAGACAGATGTTCATCAACTGCGAGGTATTCAACGAGGACGACAGTCCCGTGGGGAAGGCCGGACATGGGATGCGCAGTTTCTTCGAAATGCGTTGGACCGAGATTACTGGCGCACCACCTCCACACCCGCAAACGCATAGCTGA